The Streptomyces sp. NBC_01244 genome contains a region encoding:
- a CDS encoding CatB-related O-acetyltransferase — translation MSSLPADPTVLHPFPDQPRVVLLKPLVTSPLIEVGEYSYYDDPDDPTAFETRNVLYHYGPEKLVVGKFCALGTGVRFLMNGANHRMDGPSTFPFPIMGASWADHFDLLAGLPGRGDTVVGNDVWIGYGAMVMPGVRIGHGAIVAAGAVVVDDVPDYGIVGGNPATLIRTRHTDGEIARLLALAWWNWPVEHLTRHIRTVMSGTVADLEAVAPQAR, via the coding sequence GTGAGTTCCCTCCCCGCCGACCCGACGGTGCTCCACCCGTTTCCCGACCAGCCGCGGGTGGTCCTGCTGAAGCCGCTGGTGACCTCGCCGCTGATCGAGGTGGGGGAGTACTCCTACTACGACGACCCGGACGATCCCACCGCGTTCGAGACCCGCAACGTGCTCTACCACTACGGGCCCGAGAAGCTGGTCGTCGGGAAGTTCTGCGCGCTGGGCACCGGGGTCCGCTTCCTCATGAACGGCGCCAACCACCGCATGGACGGCCCGTCCACCTTCCCCTTCCCCATCATGGGCGCGTCCTGGGCCGACCACTTCGACCTGCTCGCCGGCCTGCCCGGCCGGGGCGACACCGTCGTCGGCAACGACGTCTGGATCGGCTACGGCGCCATGGTCATGCCCGGGGTGCGCATCGGGCACGGTGCGATCGTCGCCGCGGGCGCCGTGGTCGTGGACGACGTCCCCGACTACGGGATCGTCGGCGGCAACCCCGCCACCCTCATCCGCACCCGCCACACCGACGGGGAGATCGCCCGCCTGCTCGCGCTCGCTTGGTGGAACTGGCCCGTGGAGCACCTCACCCGGCACATCCGTACCGTCATGTCCGGCACCGTCGCCGACCTCGAGGCGGTCGCACCGCAGGCCCGCTGA
- a CDS encoding methylated-DNA--[protein]-cysteine S-methyltransferase gives MSSSTKQHTVVDSPYGPLTLVAADGVLCGLYMTGQRHRPTEESFGERVAAGEEPFPEVVRQLTAYFAGELTAFDLPVRLEGTEFQRSVWEQLVRIPYGQTWSYGELAAELGKPNASRAVGLANGKNPVGIIVPCHRVIGASGSMTGYGGGIDRKVRLLAFESGAEQL, from the coding sequence ATGAGCAGCAGCACCAAGCAGCACACCGTCGTGGACAGCCCCTACGGGCCGCTCACCCTCGTCGCCGCCGACGGGGTCCTCTGCGGCCTCTACATGACCGGGCAGCGCCACCGCCCGACCGAGGAGTCCTTCGGGGAACGCGTCGCGGCCGGCGAGGAACCCTTCCCGGAGGTGGTGCGGCAGCTGACCGCGTACTTCGCCGGGGAGCTCACCGCCTTCGACCTGCCGGTCCGGCTGGAGGGCACCGAGTTCCAGCGCAGCGTGTGGGAGCAGCTCGTACGGATCCCCTACGGGCAGACCTGGTCCTACGGGGAGCTGGCCGCCGAGCTCGGCAAGCCGAACGCCTCGCGCGCGGTCGGGCTGGCCAACGGGAAGAACCCGGTCGGCATCATCGTGCCGTGCCACCGCGTGATCGGGGCGTCCGGCTCCATGACCGGCTACGGCGGCGGCATCGACCGCAAGGTGCGCCTGCTGGCCTTCGAGTCCGGGGCCGAGCAGCTCTAG
- a CDS encoding AlkA N-terminal domain-containing protein, whose protein sequence is MHTDTERCVRAVRSKDARFDGWFFTAVRTTGIYCRPSCPAVPPKVENMTFLPSAAACQQSGYRACKRCRPDTSPGSPEWNARADAVARAVRLIQDGVVDREGVPGLATRLGYSSRQVERQLNAELGAGPLALARAQRAQTARLLIETSGLPMGDIAFAAGFSSIRTFNDTVREVFALAPSELRAKAAGRGAVRGAGSAEVPGTISLRLPFRAPLTPDNLFGHLAATAVPGVEEWRAGAYRRTLRLPYGTGVVALTPQPDHIGCRLALTDLRDLTIAISRCRRLLDLDADPEAVDEQLSSDPLLAPLVAKAPGRRVPRTVDAEEFAVRAVLGQQVSTAAARTHAARLVRALGEPVTDPEGGLTHLFPTPQALAGLDPESLAMPRSRRATFTALVSALADGSLPLGIDSDWEAARARLGALPGFGPWTTEIIAMRALGDPDAFVPADLGIRRAAKGLGLPSTPAALTARAARWRPWRAYAVQYLWATEDHAINVLPA, encoded by the coding sequence ATGCACACCGACACGGAGCGTTGCGTACGGGCCGTCCGGTCGAAGGACGCCCGCTTCGACGGCTGGTTCTTCACGGCCGTGAGGACCACCGGAATCTACTGCCGCCCCAGCTGCCCCGCCGTACCGCCCAAGGTCGAGAACATGACCTTCCTGCCCAGCGCCGCCGCCTGCCAGCAGAGCGGGTACCGGGCCTGCAAGCGGTGCCGGCCCGACACCTCCCCCGGCTCCCCCGAGTGGAACGCCCGCGCCGACGCCGTCGCCCGGGCCGTGCGCCTCATCCAGGACGGCGTGGTCGACCGCGAGGGCGTCCCCGGGCTGGCCACCCGGCTGGGTTACTCCTCCCGGCAGGTGGAGCGCCAGCTGAACGCCGAGCTCGGCGCCGGGCCGCTCGCCCTGGCCAGGGCACAGCGGGCGCAGACCGCCCGGCTGCTGATCGAGACCTCCGGGCTCCCGATGGGCGACATCGCCTTCGCCGCCGGTTTCTCCTCGATCCGGACCTTCAACGACACCGTCCGCGAGGTCTTCGCCTTGGCCCCGAGCGAGCTCCGGGCCAAGGCGGCCGGCCGGGGGGCCGTCCGGGGCGCCGGGTCCGCCGAGGTGCCCGGCACCATCAGCCTGCGGCTTCCCTTCCGCGCCCCGCTGACCCCCGACAACCTCTTCGGCCACCTCGCCGCGACCGCCGTCCCCGGGGTCGAGGAGTGGCGGGCGGGCGCCTACCGCCGCACGCTCCGCCTCCCGTACGGCACCGGTGTCGTCGCGCTCACCCCGCAGCCCGACCACATCGGCTGCCGGCTCGCCCTCACGGACCTGCGCGACCTGACCATCGCCATCAGCCGCTGCCGGCGGCTGCTGGACCTCGACGCGGACCCCGAGGCCGTCGACGAGCAGCTGAGCTCCGACCCGCTGCTCGCCCCGCTCGTGGCCAAGGCTCCCGGGCGCCGGGTGCCGCGCACCGTCGACGCGGAGGAGTTCGCCGTACGGGCCGTCCTCGGGCAGCAGGTGTCCACCGCGGCGGCCCGTACGCATGCGGCCCGGCTGGTCCGCGCGCTCGGCGAGCCGGTGACCGACCCCGAGGGCGGGCTGACGCACCTGTTCCCGACCCCGCAGGCCCTGGCCGGGCTGGACCCGGAGTCCCTGGCCATGCCGCGCAGCCGGCGCGCGACTTTCACCGCGCTCGTCTCGGCCCTGGCCGACGGCTCGCTCCCGCTCGGCATCGACAGCGACTGGGAGGCGGCCCGCGCACGGCTGGGGGCGCTGCCCGGCTTCGGGCCGTGGACCACCGAGATCATCGCGATGCGGGCCCTGGGCGACCCGGACGCCTTCGTCCCGGCCGACCTGGGCATCCGGCGGGCCGCGAAGGGGCTCGGGCTGCCCTCCACGCCCGCGGCGCTGACGGCCCGCGCGGCGCGGTGGCGGCCCTGGCGCGCGTACGCCGTGCAGTACCTGTGGGCCACCGAGGACCACGCGATCAACGTCCTGCCCGCCTGA
- the pssA gene encoding CDP-diacylglycerol--serine O-phosphatidyltransferase, which yields MPLSLRLSIADTLTLGNATCGFMAVYFTTTGILIPHLTGSGESGMARSSAATAVILMLLAAVFDLFDGIVARKLRSSPMGAELDNLSDLISFGLAPAYFVLVYGMVADDAVQKMSALAAIVVLLAVVLRLARFSCVAMKDGMFQGMPSPFGALTVVSIVLLELPFIPTLLAIVGVAWLMVSRVEYPKPRGVLAVAMLSWIVAAMGLLAAWAFDAPGGGLLLQTGCALQIALAATIPLFATTRRANTFRHNRREARATQAP from the coding sequence ATGCCGCTGTCACTGCGGCTGTCGATAGCGGACACCCTGACCCTCGGCAACGCGACGTGCGGATTCATGGCGGTGTACTTCACCACCACCGGGATCCTCATCCCGCACCTCACCGGCAGCGGCGAGTCGGGCATGGCCCGCAGCAGCGCGGCCACGGCCGTGATACTGATGCTGCTCGCCGCGGTCTTCGACCTCTTCGACGGCATCGTGGCCCGCAAGCTGCGCAGCTCGCCTATGGGCGCGGAGCTGGACAACCTGTCCGACCTGATCAGCTTCGGCCTGGCTCCGGCGTACTTCGTGCTCGTCTACGGCATGGTCGCCGATGACGCCGTGCAGAAGATGTCGGCGCTGGCGGCGATCGTGGTCCTGCTGGCGGTCGTCCTTCGCCTCGCGAGATTCAGCTGCGTGGCGATGAAGGACGGCATGTTCCAGGGCATGCCGAGCCCCTTCGGCGCGCTGACGGTCGTCTCGATCGTGCTGCTCGAGCTGCCGTTCATCCCGACCCTGCTGGCGATCGTCGGCGTGGCCTGGCTGATGGTGAGCCGGGTCGAGTACCCCAAGCCGCGGGGTGTCCTCGCGGTGGCGATGCTCAGCTGGATCGTCGCGGCGATGGGTCTGCTGGCCGCGTGGGCGTTCGACGCGCCGGGCGGCGGGCTGCTGCTCCAGACCGGCTGCGCGCTGCAGATCGCTCTGGCGGCGACCATTCCGCTGTTCGCGACGACCCGTCGCGCGAACACGTTCCGCCACAACCGGCGCGAGGCCCGGGCCACCCAGGCCCCGTAG
- a CDS encoding phosphatidylserine decarboxylase encodes MPHSQTSAPRVGLLGGRLARGASPWLLPTVATAAVSLVRARKSGRWAAVAVPTTALAAGMLWFFRDPEREITQGRVISPADGVVQSIMPWKDGRTRVAIFMSPLNVHVNRAPLAGTVTSVEHIPGGFVPAFNKESENNERVVWHFDTELGDIEMVQIAGAVARRIVPYLPAGTKVEQGERIGLIRFGSRVDIYLPEGVEVAVEVGQATTAGVTRIDRD; translated from the coding sequence ATGCCCCACAGCCAAACCTCTGCACCTCGCGTCGGCCTCCTCGGTGGACGCCTCGCGCGCGGAGCATCGCCGTGGCTTCTGCCGACCGTCGCCACCGCCGCCGTCAGCCTCGTCCGGGCCCGCAAGTCCGGACGCTGGGCGGCAGTGGCCGTGCCCACCACCGCGCTCGCGGCGGGCATGCTGTGGTTCTTCCGCGACCCCGAGCGTGAGATCACGCAGGGCCGGGTCATCTCCCCCGCCGACGGTGTGGTGCAGAGCATCATGCCGTGGAAGGACGGACGGACCCGCGTCGCGATCTTCATGAGCCCCCTGAACGTCCACGTCAACCGGGCGCCCCTCGCGGGCACGGTGACGTCCGTGGAGCACATCCCCGGCGGATTCGTTCCGGCGTTCAACAAGGAGAGCGAGAACAACGAGCGCGTCGTCTGGCACTTCGACACCGAGCTCGGCGACATCGAGATGGTGCAGATCGCCGGCGCCGTCGCCCGTCGCATCGTCCCGTACCTGCCGGCCGGCACCAAGGTGGAGCAGGGCGAACGCATCGGTCTGATCCGCTTCGGCTCCCGCGTCGACATCTACCTCCCCGAGGGCGTCGAGGTCGCGGTCGAGGTCGGACAGGCCACCACCGCGGGGGTGACCCGAATTGACCGTGACTGA
- a CDS encoding acyl-CoA dehydrogenase family protein yields MSRLAQTAGLTDDQRDILKTVREFVDKEIIPVATELEHRDEYPQAIVDGLKELGLFGLMIPEEYGGLGESLLTYALCVEEIARGWMSVSGIINTHFIVAYMLKQHGTQEQKDYFLPRMALGEVRGAFSMSEPGLGSDVSAITSKAVKDGDEYVLNGQKMWLTNGGTSTLVAVLVRSDEGHPEGTAPHKSMTTFLIEKEAGFGEVRPGLTIPGKIDKMGYKGVDTTELIMDGLRIPANRVLGGETGRGFYQMMDGVEVGRVNVAARGCGVAQRAFELGVSYAQQRHTFGKAIAEHQAIQFKLAEMATKVEAAHAMMVNAARKKDSGERNDLEAGMAKYLASEYCKEVVEDAFRIHGGYGFSKEYEIERLYREAPMLLIGEGTAEIQKMIIGRRLLEEYRLQG; encoded by the coding sequence ATGAGCCGACTTGCCCAGACCGCCGGCCTGACGGACGACCAGAGGGACATCCTCAAGACCGTCCGGGAGTTCGTCGACAAAGAGATCATCCCGGTCGCGACCGAGCTGGAGCACCGGGACGAGTACCCGCAAGCGATCGTCGACGGCCTCAAGGAACTCGGCCTCTTCGGCCTGATGATCCCGGAGGAGTACGGCGGCCTGGGTGAGTCGCTCCTCACCTACGCGCTGTGCGTGGAGGAGATCGCGCGCGGCTGGATGTCCGTCTCGGGCATCATCAACACCCACTTCATCGTGGCGTACATGCTCAAGCAGCACGGCACCCAGGAGCAGAAGGATTACTTCCTGCCCCGGATGGCTCTGGGTGAGGTGCGCGGCGCGTTCTCGATGTCCGAGCCGGGGCTCGGCTCCGATGTGTCGGCCATCACCTCCAAGGCGGTGAAGGACGGTGACGAGTACGTCCTGAACGGCCAGAAGATGTGGCTGACGAACGGCGGCACGTCCACGCTGGTGGCCGTTCTGGTCCGCAGTGACGAAGGACACCCGGAGGGCACCGCCCCCCACAAGTCGATGACGACCTTCTTGATCGAGAAGGAGGCCGGCTTCGGTGAGGTGCGTCCCGGCCTGACCATCCCGGGCAAGATCGACAAGATGGGCTACAAGGGGGTCGACACCACCGAGCTCATCATGGACGGACTGCGCATTCCGGCCAATCGGGTCCTGGGCGGGGAGACCGGCCGAGGGTTTTACCAAATGATGGACGGGGTCGAGGTCGGCCGCGTCAACGTGGCGGCCCGTGGTTGTGGCGTCGCACAGCGTGCGTTCGAGCTGGGTGTCTCGTATGCCCAGCAACGTCACACTTTCGGCAAGGCCATCGCCGAGCACCAGGCGATCCAGTTCAAGCTGGCCGAGATGGCTACCAAGGTCGAAGCCGCCCATGCGATGATGGTCAATGCAGCACGCAAAAAGGACTCCGGGGAACGAAACGACCTCGAAGCAGGGATGGCGAAGTACCTCGCCTCCGAGTACTGCAAGGAGGTGGTGGAGGACGCGTTCCGTATCCACGGTGGCTACGGCTTCTCGAAGGAGTACGAGATCGAGCGCCTCTACCGAGAGGCACCCATGCTGCTCATCGGTGAAGGTACCGCCGAGATCCAGAAAATGATCATCGGGCGACGCCTGCTCGAGGAGTACCGGCTCCAGGGCTGA
- a CDS encoding MaoC family dehydratase, producing MQFGRTYEEFEIGAVYKHWPGKTVTEYDDHLFCLLTMNHHPLHMDSNYAENTTDFGKNVVVGNYIYSLLLGMSVPDVSGKAIANLEIESLRHVAPTFHGDTIYGETTVLDKTPSKSKNDRGIVYVETKGYKQDGTLVCVFRRKVMVPTETYIKERGGEQPGRPTLKEQGK from the coding sequence ATGCAGTTCGGACGCACCTACGAAGAGTTCGAGATCGGCGCGGTCTACAAGCACTGGCCCGGAAAGACGGTCACCGAGTACGACGACCACCTCTTCTGCCTGCTGACCATGAACCACCACCCGCTCCACATGGACAGCAACTACGCGGAGAACACGACCGACTTCGGCAAGAACGTGGTCGTGGGCAACTACATCTACTCCCTGCTGCTGGGCATGTCGGTGCCGGACGTCTCCGGCAAGGCCATCGCCAACCTGGAGATCGAGTCGCTGCGGCACGTGGCGCCGACCTTCCACGGGGACACGATCTACGGCGAGACCACGGTCCTCGACAAGACCCCGTCGAAGTCGAAGAACGACCGCGGCATCGTCTACGTGGAGACCAAGGGCTACAAGCAGGACGGCACCCTCGTCTGCGTCTTCCGGCGCAAGGTGATGGTCCCGACCGAGACGTACATCAAGGAGCGCGGCGGCGAGCAGCCCGGCCGCCCCACGCTGAAGGAACAGGGGAAGTAG
- a CDS encoding HpcH/HpaI aldolase/citrate lyase family protein, producing MTTPSSPVNRLRPRRSCLAVPGSNPRFLEKAQGLPADQVFLDLEDACAPLAKEGARHTIVEALNQGDWTGKTRVVRVNDWTTHWTYRDVITVVEGAGQNLDCIMLPKVQDAQQVVALDLLLTQIEKTMGFEVGKIGIEAQIENAKGLVNVDAIAAASPRLETIIFGPADFMASINMKSLVVGMQPPGYGADAYHYILMRILMAARMHDLQAIDGPFLQIKNVDGYREVAGRAAALGFDGKWVLHPGQVDAANEVFSPSQEDYDHAELILDAYDWCTSEAGGKKGSAMLGDEMIDEASRKMALVISGKGRAAGMQRTTKFEIPEA from the coding sequence ATGACCACGCCCTCTTCCCCGGTCAACCGGCTGCGGCCGCGCCGCTCCTGCCTCGCGGTGCCGGGTTCCAACCCCCGGTTCCTGGAGAAGGCCCAGGGCCTGCCGGCCGACCAGGTCTTCCTGGACCTGGAGGACGCCTGCGCCCCGCTCGCCAAGGAGGGCGCCCGCCACACCATCGTGGAGGCGCTGAACCAGGGCGACTGGACCGGCAAGACCCGCGTGGTGCGCGTCAACGACTGGACCACGCACTGGACGTACCGCGACGTGATCACGGTCGTCGAGGGCGCCGGCCAGAACCTCGACTGCATCATGCTGCCGAAGGTCCAGGACGCCCAGCAGGTCGTGGCGCTCGACCTCCTCCTGACGCAGATCGAGAAGACGATGGGCTTCGAGGTCGGCAAGATCGGCATCGAGGCGCAGATCGAGAACGCCAAGGGCCTGGTGAACGTCGACGCGATCGCCGCCGCCTCGCCGCGGCTGGAGACCATCATCTTCGGGCCTGCCGACTTCATGGCCTCGATCAACATGAAGTCCCTGGTCGTGGGCATGCAGCCGCCCGGCTACGGCGCGGACGCCTACCACTACATCCTGATGCGGATCCTGATGGCGGCCCGCATGCACGACCTCCAGGCGATCGACGGTCCCTTCCTCCAGATCAAGAACGTCGACGGCTACCGGGAGGTCGCCGGTCGCGCGGCGGCCCTGGGCTTCGACGGCAAGTGGGTGCTGCACCCCGGCCAGGTCGACGCGGCCAACGAGGTCTTCTCTCCCTCCCAGGAGGACTACGACCACGCCGAGCTGATCCTCGACGCCTACGACTGGTGCACCTCCGAGGCGGGCGGCAAGAAGGGCTCCGCCATGCTCGGCGACGAGATGATCGACGAGGCCAGCCGCAAGATGGCGCTGGTCATCTCGGGCAAGGGCCGCGCCGCGGGCATGCAGCGCACCACCAAGTTCGAGATCCCGGAGGCCTGA
- a CDS encoding protein meaA, protein MTERQKDRPWLMRTYAGHSTAEASNELYRRNLAKGQTGLSVAFDLPTQTGYDPDHILARGEVGRVGVPVSHLGDMRRLFQDIPLEQMNTSMTINATAMWLLALYQVAAEEQGADIAQLQGTTQNDIVKEYLSRGTHVFPPGPSLRLTTDMIAYTVNHIPKWNPINICSYHLQEAGATPVQEISYAMSTAIAVLDSVRDSGQVPPERFGEVVARISFFVNAGVRFIEEMCKMRAFGRIWDKVTRERYGIENEKQRRFRYGVQVNSLGLTEAQPENNVQRIVLEMLAVTLSKDARARAVQLPAWNEALGLPRPWDQQWSLRIQQVLAHESDLLEYEDIFAGSHVIEAKVESLVAECLAEIDRIQEMGGAMAAVESGYLKGELVSSHAARRARIEDGQDKIVGVNCFQQTEENPLTSDLDGAIMTVDGALEAQTVERIGRWKGERQESSDRQGGGDPFVFPTVMQSLDRLKEAAAGDENLMEATLECARAGVTTGEWAGALREVFGEFRAPTGVSSAPVAVTAEEGTPMALVRAKVTRTADELGSGRLRLLVGKPGLDGHSNGAEQIAVRARDAGFEVVYQGIRLTPEEISSAALAEDVHCVGLSILSGSHSALVPDVLERLRAAGAGDIPVVLGGIIPNADAVALKEAGVAAVFTPKDFGITEIIGKIVDEIRRANKLHPLGDADDTAITDITASTEVPA, encoded by the coding sequence ATGACAGAGCGCCAGAAGGACCGTCCGTGGCTCATGCGGACGTACGCCGGCCACTCCACGGCCGAGGCGTCCAACGAGCTGTACCGCCGCAACCTCGCCAAGGGCCAGACCGGCCTGTCGGTCGCGTTCGACCTTCCGACGCAGACCGGCTACGACCCCGACCACATCCTCGCCCGCGGCGAGGTCGGCCGGGTCGGGGTCCCGGTCTCCCATCTGGGCGACATGCGGCGGCTGTTCCAGGACATCCCCCTGGAGCAGATGAACACCTCGATGACGATCAACGCCACCGCCATGTGGCTGCTGGCGCTCTACCAGGTGGCCGCCGAGGAGCAGGGCGCGGACATCGCCCAGCTCCAGGGCACCACCCAGAACGACATCGTCAAGGAGTACCTCTCGCGCGGGACGCACGTCTTCCCGCCCGGGCCCTCGCTCCGCCTGACGACGGACATGATCGCGTACACGGTCAACCACATCCCGAAGTGGAACCCGATCAACATCTGCAGCTACCACCTGCAGGAGGCCGGGGCCACCCCCGTCCAGGAGATCTCGTACGCGATGTCCACGGCCATCGCGGTCCTGGACTCGGTGCGCGACTCGGGCCAGGTCCCGCCGGAGCGGTTCGGCGAGGTCGTCGCCCGGATCTCCTTCTTCGTGAACGCGGGCGTCCGCTTCATCGAGGAGATGTGCAAGATGCGCGCCTTCGGCCGCATCTGGGACAAGGTCACCCGCGAGCGCTACGGCATCGAGAACGAGAAGCAGCGCCGCTTCCGGTACGGGGTCCAGGTCAACTCCCTGGGCCTGACCGAGGCGCAGCCGGAGAACAACGTCCAGCGCATCGTGCTGGAGATGCTCGCGGTGACCCTCTCCAAGGACGCGCGCGCCCGCGCCGTGCAGCTGCCGGCCTGGAACGAGGCGCTGGGCCTGCCCCGGCCCTGGGACCAGCAGTGGTCGCTGCGCATCCAGCAGGTCCTGGCCCACGAGAGCGACCTGCTGGAGTACGAGGACATCTTCGCCGGCTCGCACGTGATCGAGGCCAAGGTCGAGTCCCTGGTGGCCGAGTGCCTGGCCGAGATCGACCGGATCCAGGAGATGGGCGGCGCGATGGCGGCCGTCGAGTCCGGATACCTCAAGGGCGAGCTGGTCTCCTCGCACGCCGCGCGGCGGGCCCGGATCGAGGACGGCCAGGACAAGATCGTCGGCGTCAACTGCTTCCAGCAGACCGAGGAGAACCCGCTCACCTCCGACCTGGACGGCGCCATCATGACGGTGGACGGGGCCCTGGAGGCGCAGACCGTCGAGCGCATCGGCCGCTGGAAGGGCGAGCGCCAGGAATCCTCTGACCGGCAGGGCGGCGGCGACCCGTTCGTCTTCCCCACGGTCATGCAGTCCCTGGACCGGCTGAAGGAAGCCGCCGCCGGGGACGAGAACCTGATGGAGGCCACCCTGGAGTGCGCCCGCGCCGGTGTCACCACCGGCGAGTGGGCGGGTGCGCTGCGCGAGGTGTTCGGCGAGTTCCGGGCTCCGACCGGGGTCTCCTCGGCGCCGGTGGCCGTGACCGCCGAGGAGGGGACCCCCATGGCCCTCGTCCGCGCGAAGGTCACCCGTACCGCCGACGAGCTGGGCTCCGGCCGGCTGCGCCTGCTGGTCGGCAAGCCCGGCCTGGACGGGCACTCCAACGGCGCCGAGCAGATCGCCGTACGGGCCCGCGACGCCGGCTTCGAGGTGGTCTACCAGGGCATCCGGCTGACCCCCGAGGAGATCTCCTCGGCGGCCCTGGCCGAGGACGTGCACTGCGTGGGACTGTCCATCCTGTCCGGCTCTCACAGCGCGCTCGTCCCGGACGTGCTGGAACGGCTGCGTGCGGCGGGGGCGGGTGACATCCCCGTCGTGCTCGGCGGCATCATTCCGAATGCCGACGCCGTGGCGCTCAAGGAGGCCGGGGTGGCGGCGGTCTTCACCCCGAAGGACTTCGGCATCACTGAGATCATCGGCAAAATCGTCGACGAGATCCGCAGGGCCAACAAGCTCCACCCGCTCGGCGACGCCGACGACACCGCTATCACAGACATCACCGCAAGCACGGAGGTCCCCGCATGA
- the ccrA gene encoding crotonyl-CoA carboxylase/reductase encodes MKDILDAIQSQAATAADFAALPLPDSYRAITVHKDETEMFAGLTTREKDPRKSLHLDEVPLPELGPGEALVAVMASSVNYNSVWTSIFEPVSTFSFLERYGRLSELTKRHDLPYHVIGSDLAGVVLRTGPGVNAWKPGDEVVAHCLSVELESSDGHNDTMLDPEQRIWGFETNFGGLAEIALVKSNQLMPKPDHLSWEEAASPGLVNSTAYRQLVSRNGAGMKQGDNVLIWGASGGLGSYATQFALAGGANPICVVSSPEKADICRAMGATAVIDRNAEGYKFWKDEHTQDPKEWKRFGKRIRELTGGEDIDIVFEHPGRETFGASVYVTRKGGTITTCASTSGYMHEYDNRYLWMSLKKIIGSHFANYREAWEANRLISKGKIHPTLSRVYSLEETGQAAYDVHRNLHQGKVGVLCLAPEEGLGVRDHELRATHLDAINRFRNV; translated from the coding sequence GTGAAGGACATCCTGGACGCGATCCAGTCGCAGGCCGCGACGGCCGCCGACTTCGCTGCCCTGCCGCTCCCCGACTCGTACCGCGCGATCACCGTGCACAAGGACGAGACGGAGATGTTCGCCGGGCTCACCACCCGTGAGAAGGACCCCCGCAAGTCCCTGCACCTCGACGAGGTCCCGCTCCCCGAGCTGGGCCCGGGCGAGGCCCTGGTGGCCGTGATGGCCTCCTCGGTCAACTACAACTCCGTGTGGACCTCGATCTTCGAGCCGGTGTCCACCTTCAGCTTCCTGGAGCGCTACGGGCGCCTCTCGGAGCTCACCAAGCGCCACGACCTGCCGTACCACGTCATCGGCTCGGACCTCGCGGGCGTCGTCCTGCGCACCGGCCCCGGCGTGAACGCCTGGAAGCCGGGCGACGAGGTCGTCGCGCACTGCCTGTCGGTCGAGCTGGAGTCCTCCGACGGCCACAACGACACGATGCTCGACCCCGAGCAGCGCATCTGGGGCTTCGAGACCAACTTCGGCGGCCTGGCGGAGATCGCACTGGTCAAGTCGAACCAGCTGATGCCCAAGCCCGACCACCTCAGCTGGGAGGAGGCCGCCTCCCCCGGCCTGGTCAACTCCACCGCCTACCGCCAGCTGGTCTCCCGCAACGGCGCCGGCATGAAGCAGGGCGACAACGTCCTGATCTGGGGCGCCAGCGGCGGGCTCGGCTCGTACGCCACCCAGTTCGCGCTCGCCGGCGGCGCCAACCCGATCTGCGTGGTCTCCTCGCCGGAGAAGGCCGACATCTGCCGGGCGATGGGCGCGACGGCGGTCATCGACCGCAACGCCGAGGGCTACAAGTTCTGGAAGGACGAGCACACCCAGGACCCGAAGGAGTGGAAGCGCTTCGGCAAGCGCATCCGCGAGCTCACCGGTGGCGAGGACATCGACATCGTCTTCGAGCACCCGGGCCGCGAGACCTTCGGCGCGAGCGTCTACGTCACCCGCAAGGGCGGCACCATCACCACCTGCGCCTCGACCTCGGGCTACATGCACGAGTACGACAACCGCTACCTGTGGATGTCCCTGAAGAAGATCATCGGCTCGCACTTCGCGAACTACCGCGAGGCCTGGGAGGCCAACCGCCTGATCTCGAAGGGCAAGATCCACCCCACCCTGTCGCGGGTCTACTCCCTCGAGGAGACCGGCCAGGCGGCCTACGACGTCCACCGCAACCTCCACCAGGGCAAGGTCGGCGTGCTCTGCCTGGCCCCCGAGGAGGGCCTCGGCGTCCGGGACCACGAGCTGCGCGCCACGCACCTCGACGCCATCAACCGCTTCCGCAACGTCTGA